CCCAACTAATTTGAGGAGGATTGCTTATGTTTTTAACTATTTTGGCGTGGGCCATGATCATCGTATTCCTTACGCTGGTCATATCCAAAAAAATGCAGCCGTTTACCGCTCTTGTATTGGTACCTATTGCCTTTACTCTGGCCGGTGCTCTCGGCAACCAGTACGTTGAAAAGGTAGCCAAGGCAAATGAGGTCGCCGCTGCCAATGTCACCATTTGGGATCAGATTCAGATTATTGGCAAGTGGACTGTGGCTGGTTTGACTAAGACCTCCACCACCGCGATCATGCTGTTATTCGCGATTCTGTTCTTCTCCGTCATGTTGAATGTGGGTCTGTTTGATCCCGTCACAAAATTTATCATCCGTCTGGCCGGCGGTGACCCGGTTAAGGTTCTTGTTGGTACCGCAGCGGTTGCCGCAATGGTCTCTCTGAACGGCGACGGAACCACTACCACCCTGATCGTCTGTACCGCGTTCATTCCGATTTACCAGAAGCTGGGCCTCAAAATGATGAACCTTGGCGTTCTGACCGTTTTAATGAACACAATTATGAACCTGCTGCCCTGGGGCGGACCGACCGCCCGTGTTATCTCCGTATTGGGCGAGGTTTCCGAGCAAAGCATTCTAAACGCGCTGCTGCCCGGCATGGGTGTAGCAATTGTATACATGTTGGGTGTTGCCTACTACCTGGGCCTGAAAGAGCGCAAGAGAGTTGGCATTCAGCACCTGGGTCATGATGAAATCGAAGCGCTGACGAAGCCCTCTTCTCCCGAAGAGGAAGCCCTCAAGCGCCCGAAACTGATCTGGATCAACGCGATTATGACTGTTGGCGCGGTTGTGATGCTGGTCCTTGGCACCTTCCCGTCCGTATTCATCTTCCTCGTGGGCACTGCTTTGGCCGTGCTGATTAACTATCGTACTCTTAAGGAGCAGAAAGCCCGTATTTCCGACAACGCCGGCGATGCTCTGCAGGTATCCATCCTGGTTATGGCTGCCGGTATCTTCATGGGCTTGTTCACCAACTCCGGCATGTCCGACGCGCTGGCTTCCAGCATGATCTACCTGATTCCCGAGCAGATGGGTCGTTTCTGGGGTCTGGTTACCGCAGTAATCTCCGCACCCGGCACCTTCTTCCTTTCCAACGATGCTTTCTATTACGGCGTGCTGCCGGTATTCGCAGAGGCAGGCTACCGTTATGGCTACACTGCTCTGGAGCTCGGCACCGCATCTCTGCTGGGCCAGGCATTCCATCTGCTCAGCCCTCTGGTAGCATTCATTTATCTGCTGCTGAACCTGACCGGACTGGACATGGGCGAGTGGCAGAAGGAATCCGCAAAATGGGCCGTAGGTATTTTTGTTATCTTCATCGGCATGGCGGCCATTACCGGATCTGTACCGCTGTTTAAATAACCGTCTCCTTTTTTCAAATAAGTTTACCCCCGGCAGGGCGCGGTATTTTTGATACCGCGCCCTGCTGCTTTTGTATCTGTATGATTGCAATCGCGCCCGTGACATGATATGCTAAAAATGAGGCATGGCTCTCCGGGTTCGTGCCCCACAACGGAGAAGGAGGTTCGTTATGTCTGTTCTGGAAGAAAAAAAGAAGCTTCGCGCCGAGCTTAAGCAAAGAATTGCTGCGCTTACTCCCGATTATATTGAAGAATCCAACAAAAGCATTGTGCAAAACATACTTGGGTACCCCTGCTACACAAACGCGAAAACGATCTTTTGCTTTGTCGGCACCTCCAACGAAATCAACACGAGCGCCCTGATCGAGCAGGCACTCGCAGATGGCAAGCGCGTTGCGGTTCCCCTGTGTATCGGCAAAGGCATTATGGAAGCACGGGAAATCCACTCACTTGCTGAATTGCACAGTGGGATGATGGGGATTCTGGAGCCAACCGCCCAAAGCGTACTTGTCACTCCCGCGGAAATTGATTTCGCCGTTCTTCCCTGCGTTTCCTGCGACAGGCGCGGAAACCGACTGGGCTACGGCGGCGGCTATTACGACCGTTTTCTTGAGAAGGCAACGTTCTGCTCCGTTCTGATCTGCCGGGAACAATTGCTTTGCGGGCAGATTCCGACGGAGCCGCACGATATTGCCATCCCAGCCGTAATTACAGAAGCCGGTTGCTTTTCCGACTAGATGCAACTTGTTTTGGCGGCAAGAATTGCTTCCTGCCTTTCAAAAAACAGGGTTGCTTTCTGTTGCCATCTATTTTAAGCAGCCCAAACATGGGCTGCTCTTTTTTTATTTATAAGTAATTTATAATCGATAATATAAAATAATAATATTTTACTTATGGATAGATTGGCGTTATAATAGCTTCACACCGCAAGCAAATGAGCTTGCAACAAATGAGGAGTGGTAGTCCATGAATTCAGTGACTAAAAAACTGCCCGGAATCTCGCTGGCGGCGATCATCGCCGTACCGGCTTGGATTCTCGGCAAACTGTTCCCGGTGATTGGCAGCCCGGTACTCGGAATCCTGTTTGGCATGCTTCTGGCGTTCTGGAAGCGCCCGGCGGTGTTTCAGGATGGAATCACCTATACCTCGAAAAAGCTGCTGCAGTATTCCATTATTCTGCTGGGCTTTGACATGAACCTGTTCCAAATCTTTCAGGCCGGCAGCCAGACGCTGCTTTTGATGGCATTTACTCTCACCGCCACGTTCCTGGGGGCATACCTGGTCGGCAAAGCACTGAAGGTTGACCGTGACACCAATATCCTGATCGGCGTCGGTACCGCAATCTGCGGCGGCTCGGCGATTGCGGCCACGGCGCCCGTCATCGGTGCGAAGGACGAGGATGTGGCGCGCTCTATCTCGACGATCTTCTTCTTTAATGTAATTGCGGCGTTCCTGTTCCCGTTTTTGGGGCACACCATGCAGATGTCGGACTTCCACTTCGGCCTGTGGGCCGGTACCGCCATCAACGACACCTCTTCTGTTGTGGCGGCGGGCTACACCTTTAGCGACGCGGCGGGCAATCTGGCAGTCATCGTCAAGCTGACTCGCACGCTGATGATTATTCCCGTTACGCTGGTACTCGCTTTCTACACTGCAAAACGACAGTCACGCTCAGGCAACGCCAATTACAGCTTTTCCAAAATCTTTCCCTGGTTTGTGCTGGGATTTGTCGCGGCAGCGATCATCAACACCTTTGTTCCGTTGCCGGTAGGTATGGGAAAAGCGCTGGCTTCCTTCGGCAAATTCGTCATCGTTATGGCGATGGCGGCAATCGGCCTAAACACCAATCTGGTCGATCTTGTCAAGCACGGCTGGCGGCCGATTGTACTGGGCCTCTCCTGCTGGGCGATACTGGCGGTCACCTCACTGGCAGTGCAGTACAGCCTGCTGAACTACCTATCATAACTGAAAAGGAAAAAGGGTGCGCGCAGCAGCTGCTGCGCGCACCCTTTTCCTTTTCTACAAATAAAGCGTAAACCGTTCGCCATTAATAATCTGAGAACCGACATAGATCGGCTCCCCGGTTTCCACATAGGCCGTGCTCCTAACCAAAAGAAGCGGGTCGTTTTTGGTGATGTTCAGAAGCTTTGCCTCTGAAGAAGTGGCCCGGCAGATTTCGATCTGCTTCTGCGATTTTGCTACAAACACATTCGCCTTTTCCTTTAAAACATCGAATAAGGAGCCATCCAGCGATTCCTCCAGCAAAAACGCGTATTTCAAGGAGAAGTAGTTATTTTCAATCGCCATGGGTTCCGAATTGACAAACCGCAGGCGAGAAATGAACACTGTCTGCGACCCAACGGGCAGACCGAGAGAATGCACAATTTTATCCGGCGGCACAACCAACTTATGCTCCAACAAACGGCTGCCTGCGGTCAGTCCCGCCATTCGGCAGGATTCTGAAAAGCCCATAATTTTACGGTAATCTCTCCAATATTTCGGAACTGCCACAAAGGTGCCTTTCCCCTGCTTCTTTTCCACAAACCCAAGAGCGGCCAGCTCATTTACCGCCTTACGCGCGGTAATTACGCTCACATCATTCTGTTTGGCCATATCTACTTCAGAAGGCAATTGGTCCCCGGGCTGATAATACCCCGAGCCAATCTGATCTTTCAGCTTATCCATCAACTGTTCATACAAGGGTGTAATCGCCCTGGATTTCAACATTCTCAATCTCTCCCCTATGCAAGCCGGCCCTGACCGATTTGTATTGAAGGGACGAAGTGCGAAAAGAGCTTCACTCCAGTCCCCTATCTTACTCTTTAGTGTACTTCATGGAAAAAGAATATTCAAGTGCAATTATTGCGACAATTCCCCTGTGCTATGAGCGCCCAAACAGAATAGTCAGTACTCCACCTTCCACATATAGCGGCGGTCATCCATGGAATGCCCTCGGATTTCTGCCATCTGAGAAACGAAGAAGCGCTCGATCGGGATCATGACAACAGAATTGAAATACTCGGAAACACTGTCGTCAATTAGGGAAAGCCCAGTGTCCGCCGCATCGATAACCGTGTAGTTCTCCGCATAGGTTTTTAAGAATTTTAATACCCTCTCATCCAGAAAACGTGTCTTTCCCGTGCTCATCAGCAAAATCATTGGCAAGTGCTTGTCTGTGGTTTCAAACGGACCGTGGAAGTACTCCCCGCTGTGCAGCATCACCGCATGGCGGCACTGCATCTCCATCAAATGACAGCTTGCCATCGTGTAGGCTGTGCCTGTGAGTGGGCCGCTGCCCAACACATAGAATATCTCCTCACTCTGATACCGCTCCCCAAAAGCCTTTGCGGCGGGCAGCATGCTCTGCTTGGCCTTAGCAATGATCGAATCAAGCTTGCCGTAGGCCTGCATTGCGGCGTCATAGTGGGCATAGCCCTCAAATTGATACAGAATTTCAAACGCGAGCTTTAAGGCCAGCGCCTGATTCGCCTCGGAGTACACCTGATCGTCACCGTTCGAATAGATCACCGCATATTTGCCGTTCTGGGCCATGGCTGTATCAGAAAATCCAGTCATTGCGATGGTGTAGGCCCCCTTTGCATTTGCTGTTTTTACCGCCTCCACGGTTTCGGCTGTGGCCTTCAGCGAGCAGATGATGCAGATGCAGCGGTCATCCAGCGAACGGGGCGTTGCGTGAACAAACTCGTTGCTGTTGAAAATACCGGTTCCAATATTCTTTGCCTCGCACTCCATTAAATATTTCGCAGGATAAATCGCTGCCTGCGAGCCGCCGCACGCGACAAAATACACCTTTTTCAAACCACCGGACGATTCTGTTTTCCCCTTGATGTCCGCAATGATTTCTTGGATCTCCATAAAAATCTCCTCTCATTGTTGCGCACCGAACCAGGCCCGCCGAAAATCAGGCCCGGCCGGTGCACAAAACCATACGATTCTGTTGTAAGCAATGCCCCTTACTCCGCGTGTCTTTCCCCGCCTTGGGTGGGGAAAGACTGCTTTGCGTTTAAAAGAGACATTTGATAACACGCCTACTCGGTTACATAGGTGTCTTCCAGTGTCAGGCCGGAGTTATAAGTAAGAACACCCGGCAGATTGACAAAGCCATCTACCTTGTTCGAGCTGGCAAAAGCCTGTTCACGGTAATTGATAAACACAAAAGGCGACAGGTCAAGCACGCGCTTTCTCAGTTTGTCGTAAATCTCCTGGCGCTTTGCCGCGTCGATCGTGGTGCGCCCTTCTTTCAGCAGGCTGTCAATCTCCGTATCAGAGAACCACGCGGAGCTGTTCATTCTGGGTTCGCCGCTTGCGAAATAGTTGGTCGTCCAGTCCATATCGACGATGTTGCCGGCAGTACCGGAAACAAGGATTTCATAATCACCTTTGTTGGAACGCTCAATACGGGTAGACCAATCCGGCAGCTCCACCTCGGCATCAATACCAATCTTCTTCAGGCTGTCCTGCACCACAATAGCGGTCTGCTTATGCATTTCGTAGGTAGAGCTGGACAAAATCTTGATTTTAAAGCCGTTTGGATAACCCGCCTCTTTCAGAAGAGCTTTCGCCTTCTCCTGATCAAAGCTGAAGTATTTATCGTACTTGCCATCATAGCCATTTTCACCCACCTGGGTAGGGAAGCCGAAAATCTGGGTGCCGCGACCCATGAAAGCAGTGTTAATCACGCCCTGGCGGTCAACCGCGTAAGCAATTGCCTGGCGAACCTTGGCATTGGCCAGCGGGCCGCTCTTAACGTTGAACTGCAGGCACATGAACGGTGCCTCGGAGACATACACCTTGTAGGCGTCATCCTTCTCCATGGTGGTAATATCCTTGGCCGCCACATAGTCAATCAGATCTGCGTCGCCGGTCTGCAGCGCGTTCACCCTGGTGGTGGCGTCGGGAGTGATGACAAAGCGGATTGTTTTGGTTTCGGGCTTACCAGTCTTGTAGAAATCCGAAAACGCGGTCAGAACGATCTCGCGCCCCTTATCCCAAGAGGTAAACGTGTAGGGGCCGCTGCCCATCGGGTTCGCGTTCAGGTCGTTCTTGTGGCTCTCGCACCATGCCTTGGAAACGATCACCGATTCCGGCAGGGTGAGGTAATCAAGGAACGGTGCGCAGGGTTCCTTCAAAATAATCTTAAC
Above is a window of Faecalispora anaeroviscerum DNA encoding:
- a CDS encoding GntR family transcriptional regulator encodes the protein MLKSRAITPLYEQLMDKLKDQIGSGYYQPGDQLPSEVDMAKQNDVSVITARKAVNELAALGFVEKKQGKGTFVAVPKYWRDYRKIMGFSESCRMAGLTAGSRLLEHKLVVPPDKIVHSLGLPVGSQTVFISRLRFVNSEPMAIENNYFSLKYAFLLEESLDGSLFDVLKEKANVFVAKSQKQIEICRATSSEAKLLNITKNDPLLLVRSTAYVETGEPIYVGSQIINGERFTLYL
- a CDS encoding 5-formyltetrahydrofolate cyclo-ligase, with translation MSVLEEKKKLRAELKQRIAALTPDYIEESNKSIVQNILGYPCYTNAKTIFCFVGTSNEINTSALIEQALADGKRVAVPLCIGKGIMEAREIHSLAELHSGMMGILEPTAQSVLVTPAEIDFAVLPCVSCDRRGNRLGYGGGYYDRFLEKATFCSVLICREQLLCGQIPTEPHDIAIPAVITEAGCFSD
- a CDS encoding YeiH family protein, which translates into the protein MNSVTKKLPGISLAAIIAVPAWILGKLFPVIGSPVLGILFGMLLAFWKRPAVFQDGITYTSKKLLQYSIILLGFDMNLFQIFQAGSQTLLLMAFTLTATFLGAYLVGKALKVDRDTNILIGVGTAICGGSAIAATAPVIGAKDEDVARSISTIFFFNVIAAFLFPFLGHTMQMSDFHFGLWAGTAINDTSSVVAAGYTFSDAAGNLAVIVKLTRTLMIIPVTLVLAFYTAKRQSRSGNANYSFSKIFPWFVLGFVAAAIINTFVPLPVGMGKALASFGKFVIVMAMAAIGLNTNLVDLVKHGWRPIVLGLSCWAILAVTSLAVQYSLLNYLS
- a CDS encoding CitMHS family transporter, translating into MFLTILAWAMIIVFLTLVISKKMQPFTALVLVPIAFTLAGALGNQYVEKVAKANEVAAANVTIWDQIQIIGKWTVAGLTKTSTTAIMLLFAILFFSVMLNVGLFDPVTKFIIRLAGGDPVKVLVGTAAVAAMVSLNGDGTTTTLIVCTAFIPIYQKLGLKMMNLGVLTVLMNTIMNLLPWGGPTARVISVLGEVSEQSILNALLPGMGVAIVYMLGVAYYLGLKERKRVGIQHLGHDEIEALTKPSSPEEEALKRPKLIWINAIMTVGAVVMLVLGTFPSVFIFLVGTALAVLINYRTLKEQKARISDNAGDALQVSILVMAAGIFMGLFTNSGMSDALASSMIYLIPEQMGRFWGLVTAVISAPGTFFLSNDAFYYGVLPVFAEAGYRYGYTALELGTASLLGQAFHLLSPLVAFIYLLLNLTGLDMGEWQKESAKWAVGIFVIFIGMAAITGSVPLFK
- a CDS encoding SIS domain-containing protein, coding for MEIQEIIADIKGKTESSGGLKKVYFVACGGSQAAIYPAKYLMECEAKNIGTGIFNSNEFVHATPRSLDDRCICIICSLKATAETVEAVKTANAKGAYTIAMTGFSDTAMAQNGKYAVIYSNGDDQVYSEANQALALKLAFEILYQFEGYAHYDAAMQAYGKLDSIIAKAKQSMLPAAKAFGERYQSEEIFYVLGSGPLTGTAYTMASCHLMEMQCRHAVMLHSGEYFHGPFETTDKHLPMILLMSTGKTRFLDERVLKFLKTYAENYTVIDAADTGLSLIDDSVSEYFNSVVMIPIERFFVSQMAEIRGHSMDDRRYMWKVEY
- a CDS encoding ABC transporter substrate-binding protein, coding for MKTTYRRILSVSLAAVMALTTLSGCSGSKSTSSAAAESSATESQVSKKDELVVAISADVSTLEPMVQSGQAIRLIKTCLYRGLLAYQADGKIGTEIADSYSIGEDNKTYTFKIKQNAKFHDGSDITAEDVKFSLERILDESVGATFRSDFLNVLDKIEVVDTKTVKIILKEPCAPFLDYLTLPESVIVSKAWCESHKNDLNANPMGSGPYTFTSWDKGREIVLTAFSDFYKTGKPETKTIRFVITPDATTRVNALQTGDADLIDYVAAKDITTMEKDDAYKVYVSEAPFMCLQFNVKSGPLANAKVRQAIAYAVDRQGVINTAFMGRGTQIFGFPTQVGENGYDGKYDKYFSFDQEKAKALLKEAGYPNGFKIKILSSSTYEMHKQTAIVVQDSLKKIGIDAEVELPDWSTRIERSNKGDYEILVSGTAGNIVDMDWTTNYFASGEPRMNSSAWFSDTEIDSLLKEGRTTIDAAKRQEIYDKLRKRVLDLSPFVFINYREQAFASSNKVDGFVNLPGVLTYNSGLTLEDTYVTE